A stretch of Colletotrichum lupini chromosome 2, complete sequence DNA encodes these proteins:
- a CDS encoding ABC transporter, translating into MSLENEKPVGASEKSTEVAEKTASNGHSDRASSHGDSTEVDASIQPKNQTANITSNLEKADSKAIAPKDPSDDPYEHLPANEAAILKRQVFTPEVKAGIMTLYRYSSTNDLLILSLSAFTSIVVGAALPLMTVIFGNLQGTFQNYFAGTTSKDDFNSEMASLVLYFVYLAIGVFVCQYITTVGFIYTGEHISAKIREHYLQSCMRQNIGFFDKLGAGEVTTRITADTNLIQDGISEKVGLTLAAIATFISAFVIGFVHYWKLTLILLSTVVALLLSMGGGSTFIVKYSKQSIESYAHGGSLADEVISSIRNAVAFGTQDRLAKQYDAHLTKAEFFGYKVKSAIGVMVALMMTILYLNYGLAFWQGSKFLIDDGIKLSNILIIMMSIMIGAFNLGNVAPNVQAFTTAIAAAAKIYNTIDRVSPLDPSRDDGTKLEQVEGTIRLENIKHIYPSRPEVTVMDDVSLTIPAGKTTALVGASGSGKSTIVGLVERFYDPVRGSVFLDGHDISTLNLRWLRQQMALVSQEPTLFATTIYQNIRYGLIGTQHENASEEEQKKLIEEAAKMANAHDFISGLPEGYLTNVGERGFLLSGGQKQRIAIARAVVSNPKILLLDEATSALDTKSEGVVQAALEVASQGRTTITIAHRLSTIKDAHNIVVMSSGRIVEQGTHNDLLAKQGAYYNLVTAQNIARVNEMDAEEEEAIDAEDDEIIRKASRASDKGYVADPEDNMAAKLQRTTTSKSLSSIALQNRKDDGEVKYSLWTLIKLIASFNQKEWKLMLIGLVFSIICGGGNPTQAVFFAKQIMTLSVPITPQTTQETLHQMKKDSDFWSAMYLMLAGVQFIAFVIQGIAFAKCSERLIHRVRDQAFRTMLRQDVAFFDKDSNTAGALTSFLSTETTHLAGLSGVTLGTLLMVTTTLVAALALAIAIGWKLALVCTATIPILIGCGFFRFWMLAHFQRRSKTAYSNSASYASEAISAIRTVASLTREDDVIRQYQTSLAIQQRASLISILKSSLLFAASQSFMFLAFALGFWYGGTLIANGEYNMFQFFVCFSAVIFGAQSAGSIFSFAPDMGKAHQAANELKILFDRKPTIDTWSKEGASLDAVDGTLEFRDVHFRYPTRPEQPVLRGLNLVIRPGQYVALVGASGCGKSTTIALLERFYDPLSGAIFVDGKEISTLNVNEYRSFIALVSQEPTLYQGTIRENILLGAHTEVTDEAIEFACREANIYDFIVSMPEGFNTVVGSKGALLSGGQKQRIAIARALIRDPKILLLDEATSALDSESEHVVQAALDKAAKGRTTIAVAHRLSTIQKADIIYVFDQGRIVEQGTHAELMKKNGRYAELVNLQSLEKNS; encoded by the exons ATGTCTCTCGAAAACGAGAAGCCCGTCGGGGCAAGCGAAAAGTCAACAGAGGTGGCTGAGAAGACAGCCAGCAACGGCCACTCTGACAGGGCATCGTCCCATGGCGACTCGACCGAAGTGGATGCATCAATCCAGCCTAAGAACCAGACGGCCAACATCACCAGCAATCTCGAAAAGGCCGACTCCAAGGCTATCGCACCAAAAGACCCCAGCGATGACCCCTACGAGCACCTGCCCGCCAATGAGGCCGCGATCCTCAAGCGTCAGGTCTTCACTCCCGAAGTCAAGGCCGGCATCATGACCCTGTACCGGTATTCTTCGACCAACGACCTGCTCATCCTCTCCCTCTCCGCCTTCACCTCCATCGTGGTCGGCGCCGCACTGCCGCTCATGACGGTCATCTTTGGTAACCTGCAGGGCACTTTCCAGAACTACTTTGCCGGCACGACGTCCAAGGACGATTTTAACAGCGAGATGGCGAGCCTTGTCTTGTACTTTGTCTACCTCGCCATTGGTGTTTTTGTGTGCCAGTACATCACCACGGTCGGATTCATCT ACACGGGAGAGCACATTAGCGCAAAGATTCGCGAGCACTACCTCCAGAGCTGCATGCGCCAGAACATTGGTTTCTTCGACAAATTGGGCGCCGGCGAGGTGACGACCCGAATCACCGCCGACACCAACCTGATCCAGGACGGTATCTCGGAAAAGGTCGGCCTTACGCTTGCCGCCATCGCCACCTTCATCTCGGCCTTTGTCATTGGTTTCGTCCACTACTGGAAGCTCACCCTGATCCTCTTGTCTACTGTTGTCGCCCTTCTCCTGAGCATGGGAGGCGGCTCGACCTTTATCGTCAAGTACAGCAAGCAGTCCATCGAGTCGTACGCCCACGGAGGCAGTCTGGCCGACGAGGTCATTAGCTCCATCCGCAACGCCGTCGCCTTTGGCACCCAGGACCGCCTCGCCAAACAGTACGATGCGCACCTCACAAAGGCCGAGTTCTTTGGCTACAAGGTCAAGTCCGCCATTGGCGTCATGGTCGCGCTGATGATGACCATTCTGTACCTCAACTACGGTCTCGCGTTCTGGCAGGGAAGCAAGTTCCTCATCGACGACGGCATCAAACTGTCCAACATTCTCATCATCATGATGTCCATCATGATTGGTGCCTTTAACCTCGGAAACGTCGCCCCCAACGTCCAGGCCTTCACCACTGCCATTGCGGCCGCCGCCAAGATCTACAACACCATTGACCGCGTCTCTCCCCTGGACCCTTCCCGCGACGACGGAACCAAGCTCGAGCAGGTCGAAGGCACAATCCGCCTCGAGAACATTAAGCACATCTACCCGTCTCGCCCAGAGGTCACGGTCATGGATGACGTGAGCTTGACCATTCCTGCGGGTAAGACCACGGCTCTAGTCGGCGCCTCGGGCTCCGGCAAGAGTACCATTGTCGGTCTCGTCGAGCGGTTCTACGACCCCGTCCGCGGATCAGTGTTTCTGGACGGCCACGACATTAGCACCCTTAACCTGCGCTGGCTGCGTCAGCAAATGGCGCTCGTCAGCCAGGAGCCCACTCTGTTCGCGACCACCATCTACCAGAACATCCGATACGGTCTCATTGGTACTCAGCACGAGAACGCGTCCGAGGAGGAGCAGAAGAAGCTCATCGAGGAGGCGGCGAAAATGGCAAACGCTCACGATTTCATTAGCGGTCTCCCCGAAGGGTACCTCACCAACGTCGGCGAGCGCGGTTTCCTACTTTCCGGTGGCCAAAAGCAGCGCATCGCCATTGCGCGAGCGGTCGTGTCCAACCCCAAGA TTCTGCTTCTCGACGAGGCCACCTCTGCCCTTGACACCAAGTCCGAGGGCGTTGTGCAAGCCGCTCTCGAAGTCGCCTCCCAGGGCCGAACCACCATCACCATTGCCCACCGTCTGTCCACCATCAAGGATGCCCACAACATTGTCGTCATGTCCAGCGGCCGCATCGTCGAGCAGGGTACCCACAACGACCTTCTCGCCAAGCAGGGCGCCTACTACAACCTCGTCACGGCCCAGAACATTGCCCGCGTCAACGAGATGGACgccgaggaggaagaagccATTGACGCCGAAGACGACGAGATCATCCGCAAAGCCTCGCGCGCCTCCGACAAGGGCTACGTTGCCGACCCGGAAGACAACATGGCCGCCAAACTGCAGCGAACAACAACCTCCAAGTCTCTGTCCAGTATTGCCCTCCAGAACCGGAAGGACGACGGTGAGGTCAAGTACAGTCTGTGGACCCTCATCAAGCTCATCGCCTCGTTCAACCAAAAGGAGTGGAAGCTCATGCTCATCGGTCTTGTCTTCTCCATCATTTGCGGTGGTGGCAACCCTACCCAGGCCGTCTTCTTCGCCAAGCAGATTATGACCTTGTCGGTTCCCATCACCCCGCAGACCACCCAGGAGACCCTCCACCAGATGAAGAAGGATTCCGACTTTTGGAGCGCCATGTACCTGATGCTCGCCGGCGTCCAGTTCATTGCCTTTGTCATCCAGGGAATCGCCTTTGCAAAGTGCTCCGAGCGCCTCATCCACCGCGTCCGTGACCAGGCCTTCCGCACCATGCTTCGCCAAGACGTTGCCTTTTTTGACAAGGACTCCAACACGGCCGGCGCGCTCACCTCCTTCCTGTCCACCGAGACCACCCACTTGGCCGGACTTAGCGGCGTCACCCTCGGCACCCTGCTCATGGTCACAACAACCTTGGTTGCTGCACTGGCGCTCGCCATCGCCATTGGCTGGAAGCTCGCCCTCGTCTGTACTGCAACCATCCCGATCCTCATTGGCTGTGGTTTCTTCCGTTTCTGGATGCTCGCCCACTTCCAGCGCCGCTCCAAGACTGCCTATTCCAACTCGGCGAGCTACGCATCCGAGGCAATCTCGGCCATCCGCACCGTTGCCTCGCTCACGCGCGAGGACGACGTCATACGCCAGTACCAGACTTCCCTGGCCATCCAACAGCGCGCCAGTCTCATCTCGATTCTCAAGTCAAGCTTGCTGTTCGCCGCGTCCCAGTCCTTCATGTTCCTGGCCTTTGCCCTTGGTTTCTGGTACGGTGGTACCCTCATCGCCAATGGAGAGTACAACATGTTCCAGTTCTTCGTCTGCTTCTCTGCCGTCATCTTTggtgcgcagtcggctggcTCCATCTTCTCGTTTGCTCCCGACATGGGCAAGGCTCACCAGGCCGCCAACGAGCTCAAGATTCTCTTTGACCGCAAGCCGACCATCGACACCTGGTCCAAGGAGGGCGCTTCTCTCGACGCCGTTGACGGCACCCTCGAGTTCCGCGACGTCCACTTCCGGTACCCAACCAGACCCGAGCAGCCCGTCCTCCGCGGACTCAACCTCGTCATTCGCCCCGGCCAGTACGTCGCACTTGTCGGAGCGTCCGGCTGCGGCAAGTCTACCACGATTGCCCTTCTCGAGCGCTTCTACGACCCGCTTTCCGGCGCCATCTTTGTCGACGGCAAGGAGATTAGCACGCTCAACGTCAACGAGTACCGCTCATTCATCGCCCTCGTCAGTCAGGAGCCCACCCTGTACCAGGGCACAATCAGGGAGAATATTCTGCTCGGTGCCCACACAGAGGTTACCGACGAGGCCATCGAGTTTGCCTGTCGCGAGGCCAACATTTACGACTTTATCGTCTCGATGCCCGAGGGTTTCAACACGGTTGTTGGAAGCAAGGGCGCTCTTTTGTCTGGAGGTCAGAAGCAGCGTATCGCCATTGCCCGCGCCCTCATCCGTGATCCCAAGATCCTGCTGCTGGACGAGGCCACATCTGCCCTCGACTCCGAGTCCGAGCACGTCGTCCAGGCTGCCCTCGACAAGGCCGCCAAGGGCCGCACAACGATTGCCGTCGCGCATCGTCTCAGCACCATTCAAAAGGCCGACATTATCTACGTGTTTGACCAGGGTCGCATTGTCGAGCAAGGTACGCACGCCGAGCTCATGAAGAAGAATGGCCGCTATGCCGAGCTGGTCAACCTCCAGTCCCTGGAGAAGAACAGCTAG
- a CDS encoding BRE1 E3 ubiquitin ligase, which translates to MEDRKRPPISTAEDLAPPSKRHQSVNGSKSKGDSGDHAEEHWIENYQKGAIYRQLLETKREKQEFESRVEQLQKNIVYREDHIRIIEVWWKQVLEEMEQLVDPATPPSGPTNPPYITSTHFKDNDEFQRHLDETASDIKKRAEAVLNRIANARGEITPNIADLETRVNSLLAQQKEYLVKLDRAQQENEQLSEDLNKASLRFFKAEKRMDRLKSAQVQKLEQQFIASAKPTIATGENGQDAAEANGNAAEALLKFEEASAVVNKQKEQLESAQADIKTLQEENSALKARREGLTDEDFIRTDVFKQFKNQNEDLIKRVNHLEATNKQLREEAEKLHSERTAFRTKLHDEAQTITSDLERQVEERDADLTRIRAARDEWYAKANMLETREKEEKQALQHLKELTGAQEDRIASLELELQRLKPEDQPMADPDPELESMPADELISKYKKLQQDFESINKELPALQQAYKRSMGLAQKKVMEYTVLEDRAAAALAEKQKVDQKYFAVKKDADMRDRELGVLRSQNRKSSEIVAQLKEVEAQNRILISNLEKQLSDLKQANAAMAAEHKKMESSSSDAARRVDSYKNQIGELTTLVKSRDAAMAAARERTTTQEADVERLKVRADMMQKEKDEWKRKALSNSSEEEEMLRTFALCTVCRNNFKDTALKTCGHLFCHQCVDDRISNRMRKCPNCSRAFDRLDVMSVHH; encoded by the exons ATGGAGGACAGGAAGAGACCCCCCATCAGCACCGCCGAGGACCTCGCTCCTCCGAGCAAGCGACATCAATCCGTCAATGGAAGCAAGTCCAAGGGCGATAGTGGCGACCACGCCGAGGAACACTGGATCGAG AATTACCAAAAGGGCGCCATTTACCGGCAACTTTTAGAAACAAAAAGGGAAAAGCAAGAGTTTGAGTCACGCGTCGAGCAGTTGCAAAAGAATATTGTGTATCGCGAGGATCATATCCGCATCATTGAAGTATGGTGGAAGCAG GTTCTAGAGGAGATGGAGCAGCTCGTGGACCCTGCAACACCACCCTCCGGCCCAACAA ACCCTCCGTACATTACCAGCACGCACTTTAAAGATAACGACGAGTTCCAAAGGCATCTTGACGAGACAGCCTCTGATATTAAGAAGCGAGCCGAAGCTGTGCTCAATCGCATCGCAAACGCCAGGGGAGAAATCACGCCAAACATTGCTGACCTGGAGACTCGGGTCAACAGCCTGCTTGCGCAGCAAAAGGAATATCTGGTCAAGTTGGACCGTGCACAGCAAGAGAATGAGCAGCTATCGGAAGACCTCAACAAGGCCAGCCTTCGCTTTTTCAAGGCCGAAAAGCGCATGGACAGATTAAAGAGCGCGCAGGTTCAGAAGCTCGAGCAGCAATTCATAGCCAGCGCCAAGCCGACAATCGCAACAGGGGAGAACGGACAGGATGCCGCCGAGGCAAACGGTAACGCTGCCGAGGCACTGCTCAAGTTTGAGGAGGCGTCGGCGGTCGTCAACAAGCAAAAGGAGCAGCTGGAATCTGCGCAAGCCGATATCAAGACCCTACAGGAGGAGAACTCGGCGCTAAAGGCACGACGCGAAGGCCTCACCGACGAAGATTTCATCCGGACCGACGTGTTCAAGCAGTTCAAGAACCAGAACGAAGACTTGATCAAGCGCGTCAACCACCTAGAGGCCACAAACAAGCAGTTGCGAGAAGAGGCCGAAAAGTTGCACTCAGAGCGGACGGCCTTCCGGACCAAGCTCCACGACGAGGCGCAGACGATAACATCGGACCTGGAGCGCCAAGTTGAGGAGCGCGACGCAGACCTCACACGAATCCGCGCCGCCCGGGACGAGTGGTACGCCAAGGCCAACATGCTGGAAACCCGAGAAAAGGAGGAGAAGCAGGCGCTGCAGCACCTCAAGGAGCTCACGGGTGCCCAGGAGGACCGAATTGCATCCTTGGAATTGGAGCTGCAGCGTCTGAAGCCCGAAGACCAGCCGATGGCGGATCCCGACCCCGAACTGGAGAGCATGCCTGCGGATGAACTTATTTCAAAGTACAAGAAGCTGCAGCAAGATTTCGAGTCGATCAACAAGGAGTTGCCCGCTCTCCAACAGGCGTACAAGCGATCGATGGGTCTCGCACAAAAGAAGGTGATGGAGTACACGGTTCTCGAGGATCGGGCAGCGGCCGCACTCGCCGAGAAGCAAAAGGTCGACCAAAAGTACTTTGCAGTGAAGAAGGATGCGGACATGAGAGACCGCGAACTCGGTGTGCTCCGAAGCCAGAACCGCAAGAGTTCTGAGATTGTTGCGCAGCTCAAGGAGGTGGAGGCGCAAAACCGGATACTGATTAGCAACCTGGAGAAGCAGCTCTCGGACCTGAAGCAGGCCAACGCCGCAATGGCTGCAGAGCACAAGAAGATGGAGTCGAGCAGTTCTGACGCGGCGCGCCGAGTCGATTCCTACAAGAACCAGATTGGCGAGTTGACCACCTTGGTTAAGTCGCGTGACGCCGCCATGGCTGCGGCCAGGGAGCGCACCACAACCCAAGAGGCGGACGTTGAGCGCCTCAAAGTCCGCGCCGACATGATGCAAAAGGAAAAGGACGAATGGAAACGCAAGGCGTTGAGCAACTCgtcggaagaagaagagatgCTCAGA ACCTTTGCACTCTGCACAGTGTGTCGCAACAACTTCAAAGATACGGCCTTGAAGACGTGCGGGCATCTTTTCTGTCACCAGTGCGTAGACGACCGGATCAGCAACCGAATGCGCAAGTGCCCCAACTGCTCGAGGGCCTTTGACCGGCTGGATGTCATGTCTGTTCACCACTAG
- a CDS encoding fic/DOC family protein, which yields MDTVSRSARFRAPSAVQLVFSVVSQIHAIPTKHRGCLLGRYRQTTTGDQVMQVGLFPLAVTSFLFLSYIGMHVKKGRGPCSGPFPPPASLGLRRAFLWLVNLPPVWTWSEAGGGKQKSSVVCDRLRAAPGSRQLGTDDGDPSARDSGAASADPWFPVSNANTLRASDTTSTQQARLALLKKIFKPAAHLQKGSIEYERLARSERVWEDYFMPGNSLKMGYVDVQRKLTGLLSEIDHLRGRLPVTGPRENPVKDSIRNFESLRGGLEQVCLASTPSSELARLVTAWTAPRGAGVIESATHELQNHIIASQWVAKNAAAKAGIAGLCEVEVRVLAVVSVVNTDSESAYDTWRTDSKKAGGNLVWGSKVPLREYRNLPISVRSNRLRTFPYLQEVPACMERFFQYRDLQHREKALHPLILACQMTAYFVLVQPFPDGNGRTSRMVKQDYLARQGYSPVITRDLKREDYLRMIYGAGQGKPEEFVIAVLEAQVAVLHQASTRLKM from the exons ATGGATACCGTCTCGCGTTCGGCTCGGTTTCGGGCGCCAAGCGCAGTTCAGCTCGTCTTTTCCGTCGTGTCCCAGATCCATGCGATTCCTACCAAGCATCGCGGCTGTCTTCTCGGGCGGTACCGTCAAACGACGACCGGCG ATCAGGTAATGCAGGTCGGACTATTTCCACTGGCCGTTACTTCCTTTCTCTTCCTCTCCTACATAGGCATGCACGTCAAAAAGGGACGGGGACCGTGCTCTGGTCCCTTTCCCCCTCCTGCCTCGTTGGGCCTCCGCAGAGCCTTTCTTTGGCTTGTGAACCTCCCGCCTGTTTGGACGTGGTCCGAGGCTGGTGGTGGG AAACAAAAGTCTTCAGTCGTGTGCGATAGACTTCGAGCGGCGCCTGGATCTCGCCAACTCGGCACCGACGACGGCGATCCATCGGCAAGAGACTCTGGAGCTGCGAGCGCTGACCCATGGTTTCCCGTGTCAAATGCCAACACCTTGCGCGCTTCGGATACCACAAG CACGCAGCAGGCGCGTCTTGCCCTGCTCAAGAAGATTTTCAAACCAGCCGCCCACTTGCAGAAAGGCTCTATCGAGTACGAAAGGCTGGCGCGCTCCGAACGGGTATGGGAAGATTACTTTATGCCCGGCAACAGCCTCAAGATGGGGTACGTCGATGTGCAGCGGAAACTGACGGGCCTGCTGAGTGAAATCGATCACCTCAGAGGCAGACTGCCAGTGACGGGCCCTAGGGAAAACCCTG TGAAAGACTCGATCCGCAATTTCGAAAGCCTGCGTGGTGGTCTTGAACAAGTTTGCCTTGCCTCCACGCCCAGCAGCGAGCTTGCCAGACTTGTGACGGCGTGGACTGCTCCAAGAGGCGCAGGCGTCATCGAGTCAGCCACGCATGAGCTGCAGAACCACATCATCGCATCGCAATGGGTCGCAAAGAACGCGGCGGCCAAGGCTGGTATAGCAGGACTGTGCGAAGTTGAAGTACGAGTCCTCGCCGTGGTGTCCGTCGTCAATACAGACTCCGAGTCGGCCTATGACACCTGGAGAACAGACTCGAAAAAGGCTGGCGGCAACTTGGTATGGGGATCGAAAGTCCCGCTGAGAGAGTACCGTAATCTACCCATCAGCGTACGCAGCAATCGTCTTCGAACCTTTCCGTACCTGCAAGAGGTCCCGGCTTGCATGGAGAGGTTCTTCCAATATCGGGACCTGCAGCATCGAGAGAAGGCGCTGCACCCGCTGATTTTGGCTTGTCAGATGACGGCTTACTTTGTTCTCGTTCAGCCCTTTCCCGATGGCAATGGGCGTACCAGTCGCATGGTTAAGCAGGATTACCTGGCGCGTCAGGGCTACAGTCCCGTCATCACCCGGGACTTGAAGCGGGAAGACTACCTGCGGATGATCTACGGCGCCGGCCAAGGCAAACCGGAGGAATTCGTCATAGCGGTGCTTGAGGCTCAAGTGGCCGTGTTGCACCAGGCTTCCACACGCCTCAAGATGTAG
- a CDS encoding myb-like DNA-binding domain-containing protein, translated as MSSMFKKKAGMAFKPKMPMARPRAPGAGAAAPQPSRTPSTTAAAIAPTAESSSSESTEKTAPSTAEKRANSRDTPRDVPTSTPPSTEPRTTKAATPQTQPTTSESSTKPTSTVESAGTDQSTEPPTQTRPRPPSATPAPAAEATVSEASTPAQLQTPPATAPSADVVPSTEDAAQTAATDDTSKTTVKKAPAKRPRKRATQTSETAEEGEESAAAPKPKRQRKQPADGEAAPKRPPRPRKKMTTEEGETDAATTVNKPSRPRQARSVTPEDAEDQEADLTTLTMGDLTRDLRIGKKFSRHDELLQRHREKQAKSREKLKAKRNGSEDVASESGTPAPTSDKATPAAPPPPNPTSMASTGPQFQIIDGQIVVDQNSLSLDRHAIAAAAAEGEDMLEIEENDFTTLTTQNSYRTGSKLKGPNVWNEEETELFYRGLRMFGTDFQMISGMFPGKNRRHVKMKFNREERHRPARIDAILVGKKELQIDLEEYKTWTKAEYEPVEAIMAAQRAQQAEFDAEQAKIKAAKDAINARNLASLQDKREGGGDAEGEGSAAGAAGGVGGGGGSGGGAKPKRQQANVGPQITVDADGMITIDETNMDPDAGRKKRGAGKTKKKAVEYNMRGEIIH; from the coding sequence ATGAGTTCCATGTTCAAGAAAAAGGCCGGCATGGCTTTCAAGCCAAAAATGCCCATGGCCCGTCCTCGAGCGCCTGGAGCAGGAGCAGCAGCACCGCAGCCATCAAGGACCCCGTCGACGACTGCCGCCGCAATTGCGCCCACAGCAGAGAGTAGCTCGAGCGAATCTACCGAAAAGACCGCGCCGTCGACCGCCGAGAAACGAGCCAATTCGAGAGATACGCCCAGAGACGTGCCTACGAGTACCCCGCCATCGACCGAGCCGAGAACGACGAAGGCTGCCACGCCCCAGACACAACCCACGACGAGCGAGTCCTCTACAAAACCTACTTCCACAGTGGAATCAGCTGGAACAGATCAGTCCACAGAGCCGCCAACACAAACTCGTCCACGGCCACCGTCCGCGACGCCCGCTCCTGCTGCAGAGGCTACTGTCAGCGAGGCATCGACACCAGCCCAACTCCAGACCCCGCCCGCTACTGCTCCCTCGGCCGACGTGGTGCCTTCAACAGAGGACGCGGCGCAGACGGCGGCAACAGACGACACATCAAAGACTACCGTCAAGAAGGCACCTGCCAAGCGACCTCGAAAACGAGCAACACAGACGAGCGAGACTGCCGAAGAGGGCGAAGAGAGTGCTGCGGCGCCTAAACCCAAAAGACAACGAAAACAGCCGGCAGACGGGGAAGCCGCGCCGAAACGACCGCCTCGGCCGAGAAAGAAGATGACCACGGAAGAAGGAGAAACGGATGCCGCTACTACTGTCAACAAGCCATCACGACCTCGGCAAGCCCGCTCCGTGACGCCAGAAGATGCGGAGGACCAGGAGGCCGACCTCACCACGCTTACCATGGGCGATTTGACACGAGACTTGCGCATCGGCAAGAAGTTCAGCAGACACGACGAGCTTCTCCAGCGCCACCGCGAGAAGCAGGCAAAGTCCAGAGAGAAACTCAAGGCGAAGAGGAACGGCTCGGAGGATGTGGCTTCAGAGAGCGGGACACCGGCACCGACGAGCGACAAGGCCACGCCGGCAGCCCCTCCGCCGCCGAACCCGACCAGCATGGCCTCCACCGGGCCCCAGTTCCAAATCATTGACGGACAGATTGTGGTGGACCAAAACTCCCTCAGCCTCGATCGACACGCCATCGCCGCTGCGGCCGCCGAGGGCGAGGACATGCTCGAGATTGAAGAAAACGACTTCACGACGCTGACGACCCAGAACAGCTACCGCACGGGCTCCAAGCTCAAGGGCCCCAACGTGTGGAACGAGGAGGAGACGGAGCTCTTCTACCGCGGGCTGCGCATGTTCGGCACCGACTTCCAGATGATCAGCGGCATGTTCCCCGGCAAGAACCGGCGGCACGTCAAGATGAAGTTCAACCGCGAGGAGCGCCACCGGCCCGCGCGCATCGACGCCATCCTCGTCGGCAAGAAGGAGCTGCAGATCGACCTGGAGGAGTACAAGACGTGGACAAAGGCCGAGTACGAGCCCGTCGAGGCCATCATGGCGGCGCAGCGCGCGCAGCAGGCCGAGTTCGATGCCGAGCAGGCCAAGATCAAGGCGGCCAAGGACGCCATCAATGCCAGGAACCTCGCTTCGCTGCAGGACAAGCGCGAGGGCGGAGGGGACGCCGAAGGCGAGGGTTCCGCGGCGGGTGCTGCTGGCGGCgtcggcggtggtggtggaagcggcggcggcgccaaACCCAAGAGGCAGCAGGCCAACGTCGGTCCTCAGATCACGGTTGACGCGGACGGCATGATTACCATTGACGAGACGAACATGGACCCCGACGCGGGACGCAAGAAGAGGGGCGCGGGcaagacgaagaagaaggccgTAGAGTACAACATGCGTGGCGAGATTATCCACTGA
- a CDS encoding UV excision repair protein Rad23, with translation MKVTFKDLKQQKFTLDVEPTDLISIVKQKIAGEKGWDPKDQKLIYSGKILKDDDTVESYKIEEKGFVVCMVNKPKAPKPAPAAESSSAPAVPATPAQRVASTPAAPPAPAAQAAAPAAAPATPTPAARSTGGDAGNNDPSMAMGAQRQEVIANMEAMGFERAQIDAAMRAAFYNPDRAVEYLLSGIPEDVQEEQAQRQAAAAAPAQPSGGAPAGGDDGNVNLFDLAAQSRGGGGGGGGRGASAGNTQAAAAAAAAAAAQGGFGNLDFLRNNAQFQQLRQVVQQQPQMLEPILQQLGAGNPQLAQLIANNPDQFLQLLGEEVDDDVPLPPGAQAIQVTEEERDAIERLCRLGFDRDAAIQAYFACDKNEELAANFLFDQPDDDDAPQN, from the exons ATGAAGGTCACATTCAAG GACTTGAAGCAACAAAAGTTCACGCTTGACGTGGAGCCCACCGACCTT ATCTCGATTGTCAAGCAGAAGATTGCTGGAGAGAAGGGATGGGACCCCAAGGACCAGAAGCTTATCTACTCTG GCAAGATCCTCAAGGACGACGACACGGTCGAGTCCTACAAGATTGAGGAGAAGGGCTTCGTCGTCTGCATGGTCAACAAG CCCAAGGCACCCAAGCCCGCTCCCGCCGCCGAGTCCTCGTCTGCGCCCGCCGTCCCCGCCACGCCTGCTCAGCGTGTCGCCTCCACGCCCGCTGCTCCTCCCGCTCCCGCTGCTCAGGCTGCTGCCCCGGCCGCGGCTCCCGCTACGCCGACTCCGGCCGCTAGATCTACCGGTGGCGATGCCGGCAACAACGACCCTTCAATGGCCATGGGCGCTCAGCGCCAGGAGGTGATTGCCAACATGGAGGCCATGGGTTTCGAGCGCGCTCAGATCGACGCCGCCATGCGTGCCGCCTTTTACAATCCCGACAGAGCCGTCGAGTACCTGCTCAGC GGCATTCCCGAAGACGTCCAGGAGGAGCAAGCACAGCGACAAGCCGCTGCCGCGGCCCCCGCCCAGCCTTCTGGTGGTGCGCCGGCCGGCGGTGATGACGGCAACGTCAACCTCTTTGATCTCGCTGCCCAGTcgcgtggtggtggtggtggcggtggtggaCGTGGCGCCTCCGCCGGCAACACccaggccgccgccgctgctgctgccgctgccgccgcacAGGGTGGCTTCGGCAATTTGGACTTTCTCAGAAACAACGCTCAGTTCCAACAGCTCCGCCAGGTTGTCCAGCAACAGCCGCAGATGCTGGAGCCTATTCTTCAGCAGCTTGGTGCCGGCAACCCCCAGCTTGCGCAGCTCATCGCCAACAACCCCGACCAGTTTCTACAGCTTCTCGGCGAGGAGGTTGACGACGATGTGCCTCTACCCCCCGGTGCGCAGGCCATTCAGGTCACCGAGGAGGAACGCGATGCCATTGAGCGG TTATGCCGCCTCGGCTTCGACCGCGACGCTGCCATCCAGGCCTACTTTGCCTGCGACAAGAACGAGGAGCTCGCCGCAAACTTCCTCTTCGATCAgcccgacgacgacgatgcgcCCCAGAACTAA